In a single window of the Littorina saxatilis isolate snail1 linkage group LG5, US_GU_Lsax_2.0, whole genome shotgun sequence genome:
- the LOC138966855 gene encoding uncharacterized protein — MSSKPKPTRPRHKPRPRPRPRLFVPTPLPLPQTTMRAQWAPQHVTIEELLLDYKLPQIVQCRTPVLRSKDDGPPPPVRLDMPMILADQRTVRHLLARIVVYDQKNHAFNESKDSVVIPDDYDGNFLRLHSRTTKDKSHVQSLQDIAHDDTPAFLNLSNMTSFPAARSSRDKSHLIYTAGNVFLVDEPLPETTSANAEKAASVSAGGPGLSASLGSSRLKSATSSSSGRSANGLMRCLDERGLAVMVPTNQVGEMMTIQKSAEHQAKLSVKSSEIIATEQFPLLARFAYGKKQPRLTSFSKLFTLLDSFQETSIIACTIERSSIMLLEIPLASALQFEVALNRDELLTIPRMRNALEACRKQGAELSRDIKYKYKFSHRVQETSRRMMKMKEEDMPSATMRTRLRITESYVYI, encoded by the exons ATGTCTTCCAAACCAAAACCAACGCGCCCTCGTCACAAGCCCAGACCAAGGCCAAGACCACGCCTATTCGTGCCTACGCCACTTCCTCTTCCGCAGACCACAATGCGTGCGCAGTGGGCTCCGCAGCACGTGACTATTGAAGAGCTCCTGCTGGACTACAAGCTGCCTCAGATTGTCCAGTGCCGCACACCCGTGTTGCGTTCTAAGGACGACGGTCCTCCGCCGCCGGTCAGGCTGGACATGCCGATGATTCTGGCTGACCAGCGCACCGTCAGACACCTGTTGGCTCGGATCGTCGTGTACGACCAAAAGAACCATGCGTTCAACGAGTCTAAGGACTCAGTCGTCATCCCTGATGACTATGACG GTAATTTTCTCCGCCTCCACTCTCGTACCACAAAAGACAAAAGTCACGTGCAGTCCTTGCAAGACATTGCGCATGATGACACACCAGCCTTCCTCAATCTCTCCAACATGACCTCCTTCCCGGCTGCCCGAAGCTCCCGCGACAAGTCTCATCTCATCTACACCGCAGGAAACGTGTTTCTCGTGGACGAGCCCTTACCGGAAACGACGTCAGCGAACGCCGAAAAAGCAGCTTCAGTTTCCGCTGGTGGTCCAGGACTTTCGGCTAGTTTGGGTAGTTCTCGGCTCAAGTCGGCGACCAGCAGCAGTTCTGGACGGAGCGCCAACGGCTTGATGCGGTGTTTGGATGAACGCGGGTTGGCAGTCATGGTTCCAACCAATCAG GTGGGCGAGATGATGACGATACAGAAGAGTGCAGAGCACCAGGCCAAGCTGTCCGTGAAGAGCAGCGAAATCATCGCCACTGAGCAGTTCCCTCTCCTCGCCCGCTTCGCTTACGGCAAGAAGCAGCCTCGGCTCACGTCTTTCTCCAAGCTTTTTACGCTTCTGGATTCGTTTCAG GAAACCTCCATTATTGCCTGCACCATCGAAAGGTCGTCCATCATGCTTCTGGAGATACCTCTGGCGTCCGCGCTGCAGTTTGAGGTGGCCTTGAACCGCGATGAACTCCTCACCATCCCGCGCATGCGCAACGCCCTGGAAGCCTGCCGGAAGCAGGGAGCGGAGCTGTCACGTGACATCAAGTACAAGTACAAGTTCTCGCACCGCGTGCAGGAGACGAGTCGACGGATGATGAAAATGAAGGAGGAAGATATGCCCAGTGCTACTATGAGGACCAGGCTTCGTATAACTGAGAGTTATGTGTACATCTGA